A region from the Oceanidesulfovibrio marinus genome encodes:
- a CDS encoding PAS domain-containing hybrid sensor histidine kinase/response regulator: MEGEKQTKGNRNQMPHKDLNRDKLKRIARDYAAKGRAPDVSALGKDDVDELLYEFGVYQCEMQAQNEHLTEMRDDLETARDKYTLLYDLAPFGYATIDEHGRVDDCNIAFAAMTGKTRSILVDSLIQHLVPPHDQNRIFSLMNQAEASETMESGEFELRQGDGYENRIVRCDVRVLPHTPGNGKLFLLAFIDVTDRRNLETELRLAKAKAESASQAKSEFLANMSHEIRTPMTGIQGMLKLLEKSGLTEKQLEYVEMAQTSSDSLQELINDILDLSRIEANRLEIVTQPFDMQELVAKLVGIFMPLAEQKGLRLEYSVDSNLPQWLSGDQLRVRQVLFNIVGNAVKYTEEGSVSLNVRTMQTNEKGQRMVLFNIADTGMGIPSDKLESIFHPFTQSDSSYAKQMAGTGLGLTIVKKLVELMGGHVSIQSKQGEWTRVTLTLPFNDAHPPKTDEMQKQMKASQPRQYKILLAEDNAINQKAVKMFLEQYGHSVTVAQNGREAVDILSSEKYDAVLMDVQMPGMDGMEATRLIRSGDDGPSEVPIIALTAYAMDEEKEKILAAGMNEYLTKPIDYDSLNDILHRLIESR, from the coding sequence ATGGAAGGTGAAAAGCAGACCAAAGGGAACCGAAACCAGATGCCGCACAAGGACTTGAACAGGGATAAACTGAAACGGATTGCCAGAGATTACGCCGCCAAAGGCCGCGCCCCCGACGTGAGCGCTCTGGGCAAAGACGACGTAGACGAGCTTCTGTATGAGTTCGGCGTCTATCAATGCGAGATGCAGGCCCAGAACGAGCACCTTACCGAAATGCGCGACGATCTGGAAACAGCCCGTGACAAGTACACCCTCCTCTACGACCTCGCCCCGTTCGGCTACGCCACCATTGACGAGCATGGCCGCGTAGACGACTGCAACATCGCCTTTGCCGCCATGACAGGCAAGACGCGCTCCATCCTGGTCGATTCCCTGATCCAGCATCTGGTGCCGCCGCACGACCAGAACCGGATTTTCTCGCTGATGAACCAGGCGGAGGCGAGCGAAACCATGGAGAGCGGCGAGTTCGAGCTGCGCCAGGGCGATGGTTACGAGAACCGCATCGTGCGCTGCGATGTCCGGGTGCTGCCCCATACCCCGGGCAACGGCAAGCTCTTTCTCCTCGCCTTCATAGACGTGACCGACCGCCGCAACCTGGAGACCGAGCTGCGCCTGGCCAAGGCCAAGGCCGAGTCCGCAAGCCAGGCCAAGAGCGAGTTCCTGGCCAATATGAGCCACGAGATTCGCACGCCCATGACCGGCATACAGGGCATGCTCAAGCTGTTGGAAAAGTCCGGGCTCACCGAAAAGCAGCTCGAATATGTGGAGATGGCCCAGACCAGCTCCGACAGCCTGCAGGAGCTCATCAACGACATACTCGACCTTTCGCGCATCGAGGCCAACCGGCTGGAAATTGTCACCCAGCCCTTCGACATGCAGGAGCTCGTGGCCAAGCTGGTCGGCATCTTCATGCCCCTGGCCGAGCAGAAGGGTCTGCGCCTGGAGTACTCCGTAGACAGCAATCTGCCCCAGTGGCTCAGCGGCGACCAGCTCCGCGTGCGCCAGGTGCTCTTCAACATCGTGGGCAACGCCGTGAAGTATACGGAGGAAGGCTCCGTCAGCCTGAACGTGCGCACCATGCAGACCAATGAGAAGGGCCAGCGCATGGTGCTCTTCAACATCGCCGACACGGGCATGGGCATCCCCTCGGACAAGCTGGAGTCCATCTTCCATCCATTTACCCAGTCGGACTCCAGCTACGCCAAGCAGATGGCCGGCACCGGCCTCGGCCTCACCATTGTCAAAAAGCTCGTGGAGCTCATGGGCGGCCATGTCTCGATCCAGAGCAAACAGGGCGAATGGACCCGCGTGACCCTCACCTTACCCTTCAACGACGCCCACCCCCCGAAAACAGACGAAATGCAAAAGCAGATGAAAGCGTCGCAGCCGCGGCAATACAAGATACTCCTGGCAGAGGACAACGCCATCAACCAGAAAGCGGTGAAGATGTTCCTGGAGCAGTACGGCCACAGCGTCACCGTGGCCCAGAACGGCCGCGAGGCCGTGGACATCCTCAGCTCCGAGAAGTACGACGCCGTGCTCATGGACGTGCAGATGCCGGGAATGGACGGCATGGAAGCCACGCGCCTCATCCGCTCCGGCGACGACGGCCCGTCCGAAGTGCCTATCATCGCGCTCACGGCCTACGCCATGGACGAGGAAAAGGAAAAAATCCTGGCCGCGGGCATGAATGAGTACCTGACCAAGCCCATCGACTACGACAGCCTTAACGACATCCTGCACCGGCTGATCGAGTCCCGCTGA
- a CDS encoding CheR family methyltransferase yields MTEKKRTGETKKGKKAGRSTFPAGVLYVGIGASAGGLEPLFQIVEQLSPDDPCAYFIVQHQSMETGESLLPSLLAKRTDCSVELADDGARIMPGVIYIAPPDKLLSFNGILISLSIQEARTMPIDHLFRSLAENAGGHCIAIILSGSNTDGTLGSRAVKEHGGVIIAQDPDTAEYKTMPQSVVDTGLADLMAAPSAIPNHIRDYVNTVSQRDASETDTIAFSQSQRNTLFSLVKNRVGHDFQPYKENTINRRIQRRMDFHKIERLKDYITLVKSDPNEANELFKDMLISVTNFFRDPACFETLKQTLVKQYLPRKNSAEFRAWVPGCATGEEAYSLAIILAEAMDETGVHCDVSIYATDVDTEAIARARKGVFPENIEADVSEQRLRRFFSHQSNEYRIKQKIRDMIIFAEQNVRQDPPFYRLDTIICRNLLMYFKPEAQQKVMSHFCYAMKKNGLLMLGTSESIGSLAECLHPVDASCRLYMAKRGIEDHERYTDSHTSQRLFSLTGAPAGGYARRRQEDSVGESGIRSMERILLNLATPPSLIVNRNGDIHYIHGRTGKLLEPVQGRPDSNVLRMAREGLRMHLSTLLGECAHTNQKQTRRNVRVRTNGDETLFDIAIQPVKSDQFDVQAFLISFEESPPPREGELDIENIQNISGQARNRITALESELQECRESMRVMTEEHEAANEELKSSNEELQSTNEELKSTVEELETAKEEVQSINEEQSTLNDELQAKNDELQRISNDLDNILVSTDIATLFLDNDLTIKRYTPAISEMMSLRESDLGRPVTDIAMKLEYTALAVDSSSVLQNLDSLTKEVQNEAGSWFQMRIRPYKTSDNRIDGVVVTFNDITRLKKSEQVAQTAQNLAESIIDIASEPLLVLDEKMVIQTANRAFLETFEVSEKNSIGKSIFDAVHGRLDQPELQKALESLVTEKHVLWEYPIKVELKPSRTMRLHINAKYVPFSTQEGEAPASCFPSRPLLLWIVSVPNLHPKTDLLLSPVLDVF; encoded by the coding sequence ATGACCGAAAAGAAACGCACGGGCGAAACAAAGAAGGGCAAGAAAGCCGGAAGGAGTACTTTTCCCGCGGGCGTGTTGTACGTGGGCATTGGCGCGTCCGCTGGCGGGCTCGAACCCCTCTTCCAGATCGTCGAGCAGCTCAGCCCCGACGACCCGTGCGCATACTTCATCGTACAGCACCAGTCCATGGAGACAGGCGAAAGCCTGCTCCCTTCGCTGCTTGCCAAGCGCACGGACTGCTCTGTCGAGCTTGCCGACGACGGCGCCCGCATCATGCCCGGCGTTATCTATATCGCTCCTCCGGACAAGCTCCTGTCGTTCAACGGCATTTTAATCAGCCTGAGCATACAAGAGGCGCGGACCATGCCCATCGACCACCTCTTCCGCAGTCTCGCCGAAAACGCCGGGGGGCATTGCATAGCCATCATACTCTCGGGCTCCAACACGGACGGCACGCTCGGCTCCCGCGCCGTCAAGGAGCACGGCGGCGTCATCATCGCGCAGGACCCCGACACCGCCGAGTACAAAACCATGCCGCAGTCCGTCGTCGACACCGGCCTTGCCGACCTCATGGCCGCCCCAAGCGCCATTCCAAACCACATTCGTGACTATGTGAACACGGTCAGCCAGAGAGATGCATCCGAAACCGACACGATCGCGTTCTCCCAGAGCCAGCGCAACACGCTGTTCTCACTGGTCAAGAATCGCGTGGGGCACGATTTCCAGCCATACAAGGAAAACACGATCAACCGCCGCATCCAGCGACGCATGGACTTCCACAAGATCGAGCGGCTCAAGGACTATATCACCCTGGTGAAGTCCGATCCAAACGAGGCCAACGAGCTGTTTAAGGACATGCTCATCAGCGTGACGAACTTTTTCCGCGACCCCGCATGCTTCGAGACATTGAAGCAAACCCTCGTCAAGCAGTACCTGCCCCGGAAAAACTCGGCCGAGTTCCGCGCCTGGGTGCCAGGCTGCGCCACGGGCGAGGAGGCATACTCCCTGGCCATAATCCTGGCCGAGGCCATGGACGAAACCGGTGTGCACTGCGATGTGAGCATCTACGCCACGGATGTGGACACGGAAGCCATCGCCAGAGCCCGCAAGGGCGTTTTCCCGGAGAACATTGAAGCCGACGTGAGCGAGCAGCGGCTGCGGCGGTTCTTCAGCCACCAGAGCAACGAGTACAGAATCAAGCAGAAGATCCGCGACATGATCATCTTCGCCGAGCAGAACGTGCGGCAGGACCCGCCTTTCTACCGGCTGGACACCATCATCTGCCGCAACCTGCTCATGTACTTCAAGCCAGAGGCGCAGCAGAAGGTGATGTCTCATTTCTGCTACGCCATGAAAAAAAACGGCCTGCTCATGCTCGGCACGTCGGAAAGCATCGGCTCGCTTGCCGAATGCCTGCATCCCGTGGACGCCTCCTGCCGGCTGTACATGGCCAAACGCGGCATCGAAGACCACGAACGGTACACGGACAGCCACACCTCCCAGCGCCTTTTCTCGCTGACCGGCGCTCCCGCGGGCGGATACGCCAGGAGGCGCCAGGAGGATTCCGTGGGCGAGAGCGGCATCCGCTCCATGGAGCGCATCCTGCTCAACCTGGCCACGCCTCCATCTCTTATCGTGAACAGAAACGGCGATATTCACTACATCCACGGCCGCACGGGCAAGCTTCTGGAGCCCGTACAGGGCAGGCCCGATTCGAACGTGCTGCGCATGGCCCGGGAAGGGCTTCGCATGCACCTTTCAACCCTGCTCGGCGAATGCGCGCACACCAACCAGAAGCAGACGCGGCGCAATGTGCGCGTACGAACCAACGGGGATGAAACGCTTTTCGACATCGCCATCCAGCCCGTCAAGTCCGACCAGTTCGATGTCCAAGCCTTCCTGATCTCGTTCGAGGAATCACCCCCACCTCGGGAGGGCGAACTGGATATCGAAAACATACAGAACATTTCCGGACAGGCCAGAAATCGCATAACCGCGCTGGAGTCCGAGCTGCAGGAGTGCCGGGAAAGCATGCGGGTGATGACCGAGGAGCACGAAGCCGCCAACGAGGAGCTCAAGTCGTCCAACGAGGAGTTGCAATCCACCAACGAAGAGCTCAAAAGCACCGTGGAGGAGCTTGAGACGGCCAAGGAGGAGGTGCAGTCCATCAACGAAGAGCAGTCCACGCTGAACGACGAGCTGCAAGCGAAAAACGACGAGTTGCAACGCATCAGCAACGATCTGGACAACATCCTGGTGAGCACCGATATAGCCACCCTCTTTCTGGACAACGACCTGACCATCAAGCGATACACGCCGGCCATCAGCGAGATGATGAGCCTGCGCGAATCCGACCTGGGCCGTCCTGTCACGGACATCGCCATGAAGCTGGAGTACACAGCCCTGGCCGTGGATTCGTCCAGTGTGCTGCAGAACCTCGACTCTCTGACCAAAGAGGTGCAGAATGAGGCCGGATCGTGGTTCCAGATGCGCATCCGGCCATACAAGACCTCGGACAACCGCATCGACGGCGTGGTCGTCACCTTCAACGACATCACCAGGCTCAAAAAGAGCGAGCAGGTGGCGCAGACCGCCCAGAACCTTGCGGAGTCCATCATCGATATCGCTTCCGAACCGCTGCTCGTGCTCGACGAGAAGATGGTCATCCAGACCGCGAACAGGGCGTTTCTCGAAACCTTCGAAGTGAGCGAGAAGAACTCCATCGGCAAGAGCATCTTTGATGCGGTCCACGGCCGCCTGGACCAGCCGGAGCTCCAAAAGGCCCTGGAGAGCCTCGTCACGGAGAAACATGTTCTGTGGGAGTACCCTATCAAGGTCGAGCTCAAGCCCTCGCGCACAATGCGTCTGCACATCAATGCGAAGTACGTTCCCTTTTCCACACAGGAAGGCGAGGCCCCCGCATCCTGCTTTCCATCTCGGCCATTACTTCTTTGGATAGTGAGTGTCCCGAACCTCCACCCGAAAACTGACCTTTTGCTGAGCCCCGTACTCGACGTATTTTAA
- the gap gene encoding type I glyceraldehyde-3-phosphate dehydrogenase, whose translation MATRIGINGFGRIGRGLARILESNDNLELVAYNARSPVDEYARLLKYDSVHGRFDAMVEYDEDNLIVNGRKIRAYHWPKPAECKWGDAGVDIVVEATGKFKDRDSCEQHLAAGAKKVMISAPTKGEDLTIVYNVNHEDYDPARHNIVSAASCTTNALAPMAQVVHQEFGIQYGLMTTIHSYTTSQAILDGPAGKDPRRGRAAALSQIPTSTGAAQAVTLVLPELKGRLDGLAVRVPTPDASLIDAVFHLEKETDAETLNAAFKKRVNETLGYTDDYLVSTDFIGDSHGTVVDGLSTKVIQGRLAKVLSWYDNEHGFTSQLIRCIEHLAKHL comes from the coding sequence ATGGCGACACGTATCGGCATCAATGGATTTGGCCGCATCGGACGCGGTCTGGCAAGGATTCTGGAAAGCAACGACAATCTCGAGCTGGTGGCCTACAACGCCCGGTCGCCCGTGGACGAGTACGCCCGGCTTCTGAAGTACGACTCCGTGCACGGCCGCTTCGACGCCATGGTGGAGTACGACGAGGACAACCTCATCGTGAACGGCCGGAAGATACGCGCCTACCACTGGCCCAAGCCCGCCGAGTGCAAGTGGGGCGACGCCGGGGTGGACATCGTGGTGGAGGCAACCGGAAAGTTCAAGGATCGTGATTCCTGCGAGCAACATTTGGCCGCCGGCGCGAAAAAGGTGATGATCAGTGCGCCGACCAAGGGTGAGGACCTGACCATTGTCTACAACGTGAACCACGAGGACTACGACCCGGCCAGGCACAACATCGTGTCCGCCGCCTCCTGCACCACCAACGCCCTGGCCCCCATGGCCCAGGTGGTGCACCAGGAGTTCGGCATCCAGTACGGCCTGATGACCACCATCCACTCCTACACCACCAGCCAAGCCATCCTGGACGGTCCGGCCGGCAAGGACCCCAGGCGCGGCCGCGCCGCGGCGCTCTCGCAGATTCCCACCTCCACGGGCGCGGCCCAGGCCGTGACCCTGGTGCTGCCCGAGCTGAAAGGCCGCCTGGATGGGCTGGCCGTGCGCGTGCCCACGCCGGACGCCTCCCTGATAGACGCCGTGTTCCATCTGGAGAAGGAGACCGACGCCGAGACTCTGAACGCCGCCTTCAAGAAGCGGGTCAACGAGACTCTGGGCTACACGGACGACTACCTCGTCTCCACGGACTTTATCGGCGACAGCCACGGCACCGTGGTGGACGGCCTGAGCACCAAGGTCATCCAGGGCCGGCTGGCCAAGGTTCTTTCCTGGTACGACAACGAGCATGGCTTCACCTCGCAACTCATACGCTGCATCGAACATCTGGCAAAACATCTGTGA
- the ppsA gene encoding phosphoenolpyruvate synthase: protein MPRVGGKNASLGEMIRSLSAQGISVPDGFATTADAYREFLEVNGLDEKIRIRLDDYHAGKKSLHKTGVSIRRLFGQASLSAGLESAVREAYRTLSERTGREDTDVAVRSSATAEDLPDASFAGQQESFLNVSGEEELLDSVKRCYASLFTDRAISYREEKGFDHMSVALSVGVQEMVRSDLGCSGVMFSIDTETGFPRAVLINGAWGLGENVVQGAVNPDEFRVFKPLLDDTSLVPIVEKTLGAKEKKMVYARGGSKTTKNINTPKEDRRRFVLEDKEVLTLSRWAVAIEEHYGMPMDMEWAKDGETGELKIVQARPETVQSRRDMGSIRSYSLDQRGEVLAEGLSVGDAVATGMALLLKSPDDIEQFEDGAVLVTEMTDPDWAPIMKRAAAIVTEHGGRTSHAAIVSRELGIPAVVGAEGAMDKIPQGRQITVSCAEGERGYVYDKKLDFRVEELDLSNIPDTKTRIMMNIASPAAAYHWWRLPAKGIGLARMEFVINDVIKAHPMALINIDAVEDEADKRRLRELTRFYDDPAEYFVDQLALGLGKIASSQYPEPVIVRMSDFKTNEYAQLVGGRQFEPEEANPMIGFRGASRYYSPKYAAGFALECLAIRRVRERMGLTNVAVMIPFCRTLEEADRVLTELAKNGLVRGKDGLEVLVMAEIPSNVILAEEFAERFDGFSIGSNDLTQLVLGVDRDSGELAPIFDERNEAVKKMIAQLIQVARRKGVKVGICGQAPSDHPEFAAFLVEQGIDSISLNPDSVLLTQRRIAKTEEEMASG, encoded by the coding sequence GTGCCGCGCGTGGGCGGCAAGAACGCCTCCCTGGGCGAGATGATCCGTTCTCTGTCCGCCCAGGGCATCAGCGTGCCGGACGGCTTCGCCACCACGGCGGACGCCTACCGCGAGTTTCTGGAGGTCAACGGCCTGGATGAGAAGATCCGCATCCGGCTGGACGACTACCACGCCGGCAAGAAAAGCCTGCACAAGACCGGAGTCTCCATCCGTCGGCTGTTCGGCCAGGCGTCGTTGTCCGCAGGGCTGGAATCTGCTGTGCGCGAGGCGTACCGCACGCTCTCGGAGCGCACGGGCCGCGAGGACACCGACGTTGCCGTGCGCTCCAGCGCCACGGCCGAGGACCTGCCCGACGCCAGCTTTGCCGGCCAGCAGGAGAGCTTCCTCAACGTGAGCGGCGAGGAGGAGCTGCTGGACTCCGTGAAGCGCTGCTACGCCTCGCTCTTTACCGACCGCGCCATCAGCTACCGCGAGGAGAAGGGCTTCGACCACATGAGCGTGGCCCTGTCCGTGGGCGTGCAGGAGATGGTCCGCTCCGACCTGGGCTGCTCCGGCGTGATGTTCTCCATCGACACCGAGACCGGCTTTCCCAGAGCCGTGCTCATCAACGGCGCCTGGGGCCTGGGCGAGAACGTGGTCCAGGGCGCGGTGAACCCGGACGAGTTCCGCGTGTTCAAGCCCTTGCTGGACGACACGTCCCTGGTGCCCATCGTGGAGAAGACCCTGGGCGCCAAGGAAAAGAAGATGGTCTACGCCCGCGGGGGCTCCAAGACCACCAAGAACATCAACACGCCCAAGGAGGACCGCCGGCGCTTCGTGCTGGAGGACAAGGAGGTGCTCACCCTCTCGCGCTGGGCCGTGGCCATTGAGGAGCACTATGGCATGCCCATGGACATGGAGTGGGCCAAGGACGGCGAGACCGGCGAGCTCAAAATCGTGCAGGCCCGACCGGAAACCGTGCAATCGCGGCGGGACATGGGCAGTATCAGGTCCTACAGCCTGGACCAGCGGGGCGAGGTGCTGGCCGAAGGGCTCAGTGTGGGCGACGCCGTGGCCACCGGCATGGCGCTGCTGCTCAAGTCGCCGGACGACATCGAGCAGTTCGAGGACGGGGCCGTGCTCGTCACGGAGATGACCGACCCGGACTGGGCTCCGATCATGAAGCGGGCCGCAGCCATCGTGACGGAGCACGGCGGCCGCACCAGCCACGCCGCCATTGTCAGCCGGGAGCTGGGCATACCGGCCGTGGTGGGCGCAGAAGGGGCCATGGATAAGATTCCCCAGGGCCGGCAGATCACCGTGTCCTGCGCCGAGGGGGAGCGCGGCTACGTCTACGACAAGAAGCTCGACTTCCGCGTGGAGGAACTGGACCTCTCCAACATTCCGGACACCAAGACCCGCATCATGATGAACATCGCCAGCCCGGCCGCGGCCTACCACTGGTGGCGGCTGCCGGCCAAGGGCATTGGCCTGGCGCGCATGGAGTTCGTCATCAACGACGTGATCAAGGCCCATCCCATGGCGCTCATCAACATAGACGCCGTGGAGGACGAGGCGGACAAAAGGCGGCTGCGCGAGCTGACCCGGTTCTACGACGACCCGGCCGAGTACTTCGTGGATCAGCTCGCCCTGGGCCTGGGCAAGATCGCCTCCTCCCAGTACCCGGAGCCGGTCATCGTGCGCATGAGCGACTTCAAGACCAACGAGTACGCCCAGCTCGTGGGCGGCAGGCAGTTCGAGCCCGAGGAGGCCAACCCCATGATCGGCTTCCGCGGAGCCTCGCGCTACTACTCGCCCAAGTACGCCGCCGGCTTCGCCCTGGAGTGCCTGGCCATCCGCCGCGTGCGCGAGCGCATGGGTCTGACCAACGTGGCCGTGATGATCCCCTTCTGTCGCACCCTGGAGGAGGCCGACCGCGTGCTCACCGAGCTGGCCAAGAACGGCCTGGTGCGCGGCAAGGACGGCCTGGAGGTTCTGGTCATGGCCGAGATCCCCTCCAACGTCATTCTGGCCGAGGAGTTCGCCGAGCGCTTCGACGGCTTCTCCATCGGCTCCAACGACCTCACCCAGCTTGTGCTGGGCGTGGACCGCGACTCCGGCGAGTTGGCTCCCATCTTTGACGAGCGCAACGAGGCCGTGAAGAAGATGATCGCCCAGCTCATCCAGGTCGCCCGGCGCAAGGGCGTGAAAGTGGGCATCTGCGGCCAGGCCCCCAGCGACCACCCGGAGTTCGCCGCTTTCCTGGTGGAGCAGGGCATCGACTCCATCTCCCTCAACCCGGACTCCGTCCTCCTGACCCAGCGCCGCATCGCCAAGACCGAAGAGGAGATGGCGAGCGGCTAA
- a CDS encoding L-lactate dehydrogenase — MSQSNRSKVAVIGAGNVGAALSFALTMKGEVRELAVIDQDIKKAEGEVMDLGHAMALAYPMQIEAGDSYELCAGARIVVVTAGAAQKPGETRLDLNKRNAVIVKDIVHKILEHNPNPILIMVTNPVDVMTYVALKESGLPPAQVISSGTVLDSARFRYLLANHFRLDPRNLHCHVIGEHGDSELAVWSRVNIAGVSLQDFCSTCDRECRRVDRDHIERQVRESAYEIIDRKGSTAYGIGLALVRIIRSILRHEESVLTVSSLVQGSYGIRDVCLSLPSIVGSSGVEGVLDASLDPDEEAALHRSAAVLREQIEMLGY; from the coding sequence ATGAGTCAATCGAACCGATCCAAGGTCGCCGTTATCGGCGCCGGCAACGTCGGCGCCGCCCTGTCCTTTGCCCTGACCATGAAGGGCGAGGTCCGCGAGCTGGCTGTCATCGACCAGGACATCAAGAAGGCGGAAGGTGAGGTCATGGACCTGGGCCACGCCATGGCCCTGGCCTACCCTATGCAAATCGAAGCCGGCGACAGCTACGAGCTCTGCGCCGGAGCGCGTATCGTCGTTGTCACGGCAGGCGCGGCCCAGAAACCGGGCGAGACGCGCCTCGACCTCAACAAGCGCAACGCCGTGATCGTCAAGGATATCGTGCACAAGATTCTGGAGCACAATCCGAACCCGATCCTCATTATGGTCACCAACCCGGTGGACGTCATGACCTACGTGGCGCTCAAGGAGTCCGGCCTGCCGCCCGCTCAGGTCATCAGCTCTGGCACGGTGCTGGACAGCGCGCGCTTCCGCTATCTCCTGGCCAACCACTTCCGGCTCGATCCCCGCAACCTGCACTGCCACGTCATCGGCGAGCACGGCGACAGCGAGCTGGCCGTGTGGAGCCGCGTGAACATCGCCGGCGTGTCGCTCCAGGACTTCTGCTCCACCTGCGATCGCGAATGCCGCCGGGTGGACCGCGACCATATCGAACGCCAGGTGCGCGAATCCGCCTACGAGATTATCGACCGCAAAGGCTCCACCGCCTACGGCATCGGCCTCGCCCTCGTCCGCATCATCCGCTCCATCCTGCGTCACGAGGAAAGCGTGCTCACCGTCTCCAGCCTGGTGCAGGGCTCCTACGGCATCAGGGACGTGTGCCTGTCCCTGCCGTCCATCGTGGGTTCCTCGGGCGTCGAAGGCGTGCTCGATGCGTCCCTCGACCCGGACGAGGAAGCCGCGCTCCACCGCTCGGCCGCCGTGCTGCGCGAGCAGATCGAAATGCTGGGATATTAA
- a CDS encoding zinc-dependent alcohol dehydrogenase family protein: protein MRAMLLREFGDVSNFTMGELDTPQARPGQVLVKIAASGVNPVDSKIRLTHPPFAPTLPAVLGMDLAGTVEAVGDGVTDLAVGDEVWGCVGGLADLPGTLAEYVAADVRLLGKKPAVLSLRQAGALPLVAITSWMLLHERAQIQPGQHVLVHGGAGGVGHVAVQMAKAAGVRVATTVSTQEKADIAKDLGADDLIFYRDESVQEYVQRLTGGRGFDAVIDTIGGTTLDDSMDAVRIEGVITSTNTRSSHDLSILHAKGLTLSVVLMLLPMLTGQGRERYRAILDKAAALVESGALKPLIDPHHFTLDQAAQAHELVEHHKAVGKVVVDIN from the coding sequence ATGCGAGCCATGCTTTTGCGCGAATTCGGCGATGTCTCGAACTTCACCATGGGAGAGCTGGACACACCCCAGGCCCGCCCCGGCCAGGTACTGGTGAAGATTGCCGCTTCCGGGGTCAACCCCGTGGACTCCAAGATCCGCCTCACACACCCGCCCTTTGCACCGACGCTGCCCGCTGTGCTGGGCATGGACCTTGCCGGCACGGTGGAGGCTGTGGGGGATGGCGTGACAGACCTGGCCGTGGGTGACGAGGTCTGGGGCTGCGTGGGTGGGCTCGCCGATCTGCCAGGAACCCTGGCCGAGTACGTGGCCGCCGACGTCCGGCTGCTGGGCAAAAAACCCGCCGTCCTCTCCCTGCGCCAGGCAGGCGCCCTGCCCCTGGTCGCCATCACGTCCTGGATGCTGCTCCACGAACGCGCCCAAATCCAACCGGGCCAGCACGTCCTGGTCCACGGCGGCGCCGGCGGCGTGGGCCACGTGGCCGTCCAGATGGCCAAGGCGGCCGGCGTGCGTGTGGCGACCACCGTCTCCACCCAGGAAAAGGCCGACATCGCCAAGGACCTGGGCGCCGACGATCTGATCTTCTACCGCGACGAGTCTGTGCAGGAGTATGTGCAGCGCCTCACCGGCGGCCGCGGCTTCGACGCCGTCATCGACACCATCGGCGGCACCACTCTGGACGACTCCATGGACGCCGTGCGCATCGAAGGGGTCATCACCTCCACCAACACGCGCTCCAGCCACGACCTCTCCATCCTGCACGCCAAGGGCCTCACCCTGTCCGTGGTGCTCATGCTACTGCCCATGCTCACAGGCCAGGGCCGGGAACGCTACCGCGCCATCCTGGACAAAGCCGCCGCCCTGGTGGAATCCGGCGCGCTCAAACCACTCATCGACCCGCACCACTTCACCCTGGACCAGGCCGCCCAGGCCCACGAGCTCGTGGAACACCACAAGGCCGTGGGCAAGGTCGTTGTGGATATCAATTGA